The following are encoded in a window of Primulina eburnea isolate SZY01 chromosome 4, ASM2296580v1, whole genome shotgun sequence genomic DNA:
- the LOC140830812 gene encoding pentatricopeptide repeat-containing protein At3g06430, chloroplastic-like yields the protein MVLSLSSSFLHSPLPTAAATPTPRRLIITFSSSSSATVASPVKKKHWKVGEFPGLIETSIPQLSSNGKRRTPIKNIKKKLDKKNNAKAWVNTVTEALSEAIEKKQWQRALQVFEMLKDQSFYQPKEGTYMRLLVLLGRSGQPGQACQLFDEMVDQGVEPTSELYTALIAACCRSNLISKAFTFLEQMKSLPNCQPDVYTFSILIKACIDAGSFDLVESLYDQMAKRLITPNTVTQNTVLSGYGKAGKYDEMEKILSRMLDSTTSKPDVWTMNTFISLYGNEGNIEMMERWYEKFRNFGIEPETRTFNILIGAYGRKRMYDKMSSVMEYMRRLSFPWTTSTYNNVIEAFSDVGDAKHMECTFDQMRAESMKADTKTFCCLIRGYANAGLFHKVISCVQLAGRLEIPENTSFFNAVIYACSKAEDLMEMERVFKRMKDKLCQPDSMTYSMMIDAYRKEGMSDKVYDLEQEKQQMVPLETEATVEEDMVVAI from the exons ATGGTACTCTCCCTCTCCTCCTCCTTCCTCCATTCTCCTCTGCCCACCGCCGCCGCCACTCCGACACCCCGCAGATTGATCATCACCttttcctcctcctcctccgccACTGTTGCATCTCCAGTGAAGAAAAAGCACTGGAAAGTGGGTGAATTTCCCGGTCTCATAGAAACCTCTATCCCACAATTGTCGAGCAATGGTAAGAGGAGAACCCCCATTAAGAATATAAAAAAGAAGCTGGACAAGAAGAATAATGCCAAGGCGTGGGTCAATACTGTCACTGAAGCTCTCTCCGAAGCCATTGAGAAGAAGCAATGGCAACGTGCCCTTCAg GTATTTGAGATGCTTAAGGATCAATCCTTTTATCAGCCTAAAGAGGGTACATATATGAGGCTCCTTGTTCTTCTCGGAAGATCCGGACAACCGGGCCAAGCCTGTCAACTTTTTGATGAAATGGTTGATCAAGGGGTGGAACCGACCTCAGAACTCTACACAGCTTTGATTGCTGCATGTTGCAGGAGTAATCTGATCAGTAAAGCTTTCACCTTTCTTGAACAAATGAAGTCTCTTCCAAATTGCCAGCCGGATGTATATACTTTCAGCATTCTCATTAAGGCCTGCATTGATGCTGGTTCTTTCGACCTAGTTGAATCCCTTTATGACCAAATGGCTAAACGCTTAATTACTCCTAACACTGTCACTCAAAACACAGTGCTTAGCGGCTATGGAAAGGCAGGAAAATACGACGAGATGGAGAAGATTCTTTCCAGGATGCTTGACAGCACGACCAGCAAACCTGATGTGTGGACTATGAATACTTTTATTAGTTTGTATGGGAATGAGGGTAATATCGAAATGATGGAAAGATGGTATGAAAAGTTTCGCAACTTCGGAATCGAGCCTGAAACACGAACGTTTAATATTCTAATTGGTGCTTATGGGAGGAAAAGGATGTATGATAAGATGTCATCGGTAATGGAATACATGCGTAGACTTTCATTTCCATGGACTACATCAACATACAACAATGTCATCGAGGCATTTTCTGATGTAGGCGACGCAAAGCACATGGAATGCACATTTGATCAGATGCGTGCTGAAAGCATGAAGGCGGACACCAAGACTTTCTGCTGTCTCATCAGAGGGTATGCCAATGCTGGCCTTTTTCATAAGGTGATTAGCTGCGTGCAACTGGCTGGAAGATTGGAGATACCTGAGAATACTTCGTTCTTTAATGCCGTCATATATGCATGTTCAAAGGCAGAGGATTTAATGGAAATGGAAAGAGTTTTCAAGAGAATGAAAGATAAGCTATGCCAACCAGATTCCATGACTTACTCGATGATGATTGATGCATATAGAAAGGAAGGAATGAGTGACAAGGTCTATGATCTTGAGCAAGAAAAGCAGCAAATGGTTCCTCTGGAAACTGAGGCAACAGTTGAAGAAGACATGGTTGTAGCAATATAA